The following coding sequences are from one Mugil cephalus isolate CIBA_MC_2020 chromosome 9, CIBA_Mcephalus_1.1, whole genome shotgun sequence window:
- the LOC125013265 gene encoding claudin-4-like, whose amino-acid sequence MVSQGIQITGLLMAVLGWLLVVVVCALPTWKVTAFIGANIITAQNIWQGMWMNCVVQSTGQMQCKVYDSVLALPQDLQAARAMIIISIIVGIFGIILAIAGGKCTNCIEDERSKAKASIASGILFIICGLLCLIPVSWSANTIVTNFYNPLLVEAQRYELGGFTMVSMVRQILGFALAVVGFMGTILVCDMPIWKTTLFIGADAVVAQIIWEGLWVVCVVQSTGQLQCKEYASPAALPLDLQAARVLVVIAIIGSAMGILLGIAGGKCTNFVKDPSSKAKVALAAGIVFIVAGVLVLVPACWSAYTIIRDSYPPSTNTQRRELGAALYIGWGSAALQILGGALFCISCPPKESPEHPVKYTGARSTATSTSRTVRRRRRQQQKDSKQS is encoded by the exons ATGGTTTCTCAGGGGATTCAGATCACGGGTTTGTTGATGGCCGTGCTGGGCTGGCTCTTGGTGGTCGTGGTGTGCGCCTTGCCCACGTGGAAGGTCACGGCCTTCATCGGCGCCAACATCATCACGGCCCAGAACATCTGGCAGGGCATGTGGATGAACTGCGTGGTCCAGAGCACGGGCCAGATGCAGTGCAAGGTGTACGACTCCGTGCTGGCTCTGCCGCAGGACCTGCAGGCCGCCCGCGCCATGatcatcatctccatcatcGTCGGGATCTTTGGGATCATCCTGGCGATCGCCGGCGGGAAATGCACCAACTGCATCGAGGACGAGCGATCCAAGGCCAAGGCCAGCATCGCGTCGGGGATTCTGTTCATCATCTGCGGGCTGCTCTGCCTCATCCCCGTCTCTTGGTCCGCCAACACCATCGTCACCAACTTCTACAACCCGCTGCTGGTCGAAGCCCAGAGGTACGAGCTGGG CGGCTTCACCATGGTGTCAATGGTACGACAGATCCTGGGCTTCGCCCTCGCCGTCGTCGGATTTATGGGGACCATCTTGGTGTGCGACATGCCAATATGGAAGACCACACTCTTCATCGGAGCTGACGCTGTGGTAGCTCAGATCATCTGGGAAGGTCTGTGGGTGGTCTGCGTGGTGCAGAGCACAGGCCAGCTGCAGTGCAAAGAATAtgcttctcctgctgctctgcctctGGACCTCCAGGCCGCCAGGGTTCTCGTGGTCATTGCCATCATCGGGTCCGCTATGGGGATCCTGCTGGGCATCGCTGGGGGAAAGTGCACCAACTTTGTGAAGGACCCATCGTCCAAAGCCAAAGTGGCCCTCGCCGCTGGAATTGTCTTCATCGTAGCCGGTGTTCTGGTTCTCGTCCCCGCGTGCTGGTCTGCGTACACAATCATCAGGGATTCATACCCCCCCTCGACCAACACCCAGAGGAGGGAGCTGGGAGCTGCCCTCTACATCGGTTGGGGCTCGGCAGCGCTTCAAATCTTGGGTGGTGCCCTCTTCTGCATCTCTTGCCCGCCTAAAGAGAGTCCTGAGCATCCAGTGAAGTACACCGGTGCCCGGTCCACAGCCACCAGCACATCACGCACAGTGCGTCGGAGGaggagacaacaacaaaaagactcAAAGCAGTCTTGA
- the LOC125014110 gene encoding claudin-4-like, with protein MYSTGLEILGIILAVAGWLGVMVTCGLPMWRVAAYIGQNIVISQVIWEGLWMDCSVQSTGQMHCKVHDSMLGLPVDLQAARALVIVSMVLSIAGIGLSVAGAKCTNCSRDVSSKPRLMVAAGVTFMVAGLLLLVAVSWTAHAIVLGFYDPMLEETGKREFGNALSDMPSAGLEVLGVTLAVVGWVSAIVSCALPMWRVSAFIGVNIVTAQVTWEGIWMNCVVQSTGQMQCKIHDSMLALSADLQAARALSIISILVGVVGLMVSIVGAKCTNCVDEEAAKARVMIAAGVAFIVASVTQMIPVTWSAHTIIMEFYSPIIPEAQKREIGAALYLGWAATAFLLIGGAILCSSCPKQPEKRYGPPSKMMYSQSRSIVPSGYDRRDYV; from the exons ATGTACTCCACCGGCTTGGAGATCCTCGGGATCATCCTGGCTGTGGCCGGCTGGCTGGGGGTGATGGTCACCTGCGGCCTGCCCATGTGGAGGGTGGCGGCCTACATCGGCCAGAACATCGTCATCTCCCAGGTGATCTGGGAGGGCTTGTGGATGGACTGTTCGGTGCAGAGCACGGGTCAGATGCACTGCAAGGTGCACGACTCCATGCTGGGGCTGCCGGTGGACCTGCAGGCGGCCCGCGCCTTGGTCATCGTCTCCATGGTGCTGAGCATCGCAGGCATCGGCCTGTCCGTGGCCGGCGCCAAGTGCACCAACTGCAGCCGGGACGTGAGCAGCAAACCGCGGCTCATGGTGGCCGCCGGGGTGACCTTCATGGTGgcggggctgctgctgctggtggccgTGTCGTGGACGGCCCACGCCATCGTCCTGGGCTTCTATGACCCGATGCTGGAGGAGACGGGGAAGAGGGAGTTCGGTAACGCTCT CTCGGACATGCCTTCAGCGGGATTAGAGGTGCTTGGAGTGACCCTGGCCGTGGTGGGATGGGTGTCCGCCATCGTGTCTTGTGCCTTGCCCATGTGGAGAGTGTCGGCGTTCATCGGCGTGAACATCGTCACGGCCCAGGTGACCTGGGAGGGCATCTGGATGAACTGCGTGGTCCAGAGCACGGGGCAGATGCAGTGCAAGATACACGACTCCATGCTGGCTCTGAGCGCCGACCTCCAGGCCGCCCGGGCcctctccatcatctccatTTTGGTGGGAGTCGTGGGACTCATGGTATCCATCGTGGGGGCAAAGTGCACCAACTGCGTGGACGAAGAGGCAGCTAAGGCCAGGGTGATGATAGCCGCCGGAGTGGCCTTTATCGTGGCTTCTGTGACCCAGATGATACCCGTGACCTGGTCGGCTCACACTATAATCATGGAGTTCTACAGTCCGATCATACCCGAGGCTCAGAAGAGGGAGATAGGTGCGGCTCTCTACCTGGGCTGGGCCGCAACTGCTTTCCTTCTCATCGGAGGGGCCATCCTCTGCTCCAGTTGCCCCAAGCAACCTGAGAAAAGATACGGGCCTCCGTCCAAGATGATGTACTCCCAGAGCAGGTCAATCGTCCCGAGTGGATACGACAGGAGAGACTACGTCTGA
- the LOC125013262 gene encoding claudin-3-like, translated as MVSMVRQILGFALPVVGFLGTIIVCTLPKWKVTAFTGPNIVTAQVLWEGLWMSCVVYITGQVQCKIYDSLLALPPDLQAARALVVIAIILSAMGILLGIAGGKCTNFAKDPSSKAKVAIAAGIVFIIAGVLVLVPVSWSAYTIIRDFYNPLLTNAQRRDLFTMGRVGKEIAGQVISFIGFIGTAVTCGIPMWRVTSFIGANIVTGQIVWDGLWMNCVTQSTGQMQCQLNDSVLRLSNDLQAARALVIISLIFIFVGFMISFIGARCTSCLKNETSKANVVIISGCLIITGAILVLIPVTWSAAVTITDFQNPVIIETQKRELGAAIYIGWGTTALLLVGGIILTTSCPPQRPTYPGYPPGPVYPYTANPVSYQPVYAPPSNVTYTGTGSYIPNKPYAVPPTYSAGRYI; from the exons ATGGTGTCAATGGTACGACAGATCCTGGGCTTCGCCCTGCCCGTCGTTGGATTTCTGGGGACCATCATTGTGTGCACCCTGCCAAAATGGAAGGTCACGGCCTTCACTGGACCCAACATTGTGACGGCGCAGGTCCTCTGGGAGGGCCTGTGGATGAGCTGTGTGGTGTATATCACAGGCCAGGTGCAGTGCAAGATCTACGACTCCCTGCTGGCTCTGCCTCCAGACCTCCAGGCCGCCAGGGCTCTCGTGGTCATCGCCATCATCTTGTCCGCTATGGGGATCCTGCTGGGCATCGCTGGGGGAAAGTGCACCAATTTTGCGAAGGACCCATCGTCCAAAGCCAAAGTGGCCATCGCAGCTGGAATTGTCTTCATCATTGCCGGTGTTCTGGTTCTCGTCCCCGTGTCCTGGTCTGCCTACACCATCATCAGGGATTTCTACAACCCCCTCCTCACCAACGCCCAGAGGAGGGA CCTCTTCACCATGGGGAGGGTTGGCAAGGAAATAGCAGGTCAGGTCATAAGCTTCATAGGCTTCATTGGGACGGCGGTGACCTGCGGCATCCCCATGTGGCGGGTGACGTCCTTCATCGGAGCCAACATCGTGACGGGGCAGATAGTGTGGGATGGTCTGTGGATGAACTGCGTGACGCAGAGCACCGGGCAGATGCAGTGCCAGCTGAACGACTCCGTGCTGAGGCTGTCCAACGACCTGCAGGCCGCGAGGGCCCTGGTCATCATCtccctcatcttcatcttcgtcGGCTTCATGATCTCGTTCATCGGAGCCAGGTGTACCAGCTGCCTGAAGAACGAGACGTCAAAAGCCAACGTGGTGATCATCAGCGGCTGCCTCATCATCACGGGCGCCATCCTCGTCCTCATCCCCGTCACCTGGTCGGCGGCCGTCACCATCACCGATTTCCAGAACCCCGTGATCATTGAGACCCAGAAGAGGGAGCTGGGAGCGGCCATCTACATCGGTTGGGGCACTACTGCGCTTCTTCTGGTCGGTGGGATCATCCTCaccacttcctgtcctcctcaaAGACCCACGTATCCAGGATACCCACCAGGACCGGTGTACCCTTACACAGCGAACCCGGTGTCGTACCAGCCCGTCTATGCTCCTCCATCCAATGTAACATACACAGGGACCGGTTCATACATACCCAACAAACCATATGCAGTACCACCCACATACTCTGCTGGACGATATATCTAA
- the LOC125014177 gene encoding claudin-3-like: MSIGLELIGISLCILGWIIAIVACALPMWRVTAFIGSNIVTAQIIWEGLWMTCVVQSTGQMQCKVYDSMLALSQDLQAARALTVISILLAILAMLIAIAGAKCTNCIEDEASKAKVMIISGVFFIVSGVMQLIPVSWSANTIIRDFYNPLLTDAQRRELGAALYIGWAAAALLILGGGLLCCSCPPRETRYNPSRMAYSAPRSAGGPGLERKDYV; encoded by the coding sequence ATGTCTATAGGGCTGGAGCTGATAGGCATTTCCCTGTGCATTTTGGGATGGATCATTGCCATCGTGGCGTGCGCCCTACCCATGTGGAGGGTGACGGCCTTCATCGGCAGCAACATCGTGACGGCTCAGATCATCTGGGAGGGCCTCTGGATGACCTGCGTGGTGCAGAGCACGGGGCAGATGCAGTGCAAGGTCTACGACTCCATGCTCGCCCTCTCCCAGGACCTCCAGGCGGCGCGAGCCCTCACCGTCATCTCCATCCTGCTGGCCATCCTGGCCATGCTCATCGCCATCGCCGGGGCCAAGTGCACCAACTGCATCGAGGACGAGGCGTCCAAGGCCAAGGTGATGATCATCTCCGGGGTCTTCTTCATCGTGTCGGGGGTCATGCAGCTCATTCCCGTGTCCTGGTCCGCCAACACCATAATCAGGGACTTTTACAACCCGCTGCTCACCGACGCCCAGCGGAGGGAGCTGGGGGCCGCGCTGTACATCGGGTGGGCAGCGGCCGCGCTCCTCATTCTCGGAGGCgggctgctctgctgctcctgcccGCCCCGCGAGACCAGATACAACCCCTCCCGGATGGCGTACTCAGCCCCGCGGTCTGCAGGTGGCCCGGGACTGGAGAGGAAAGACTATGTATGA
- the LOC125013261 gene encoding claudin-4-like encodes MLSAGFQILGITLGIIGWIGVIVTCILPQWRVTAFIGQSIVTAQTTWEGIWMTCVVQSTGQMQCKVYDSMLNLSQDLQAARALTVISILIGVMGILLAIAGGKCTNCVEEETTKAKVGIAAGVVFIISGVLCLVPICWTANTVIQEFYNPMITTSMKKELGASLFIGWGASALLILGGGILCANCPAKDSYSAKYKAPRSSAPKDYV; translated from the coding sequence ATGTTGTCGGCTGGTTTTCAGATTTTGGGCATCACCCTGGGCATCATTGGCTGGATTGGGGTAATTGTTACCTGTATCCTACCCCAGTGGAGGGTGACGGCCTTCATCGGCCAGAGCATCGTCACCGCCCAGACGACGTGGGAGGGCATCTGGATGACCTGCGTGGTCCAGAGCACGGGCCAGATGCAGTGCAAGGTCTACGACTCCATGCTGAACCTTTCCCAGGACCTCCAGGCCGCCCGCGCTCTCACCGTCATCTCCATCCTGATTGGCGTCATGGGCATCCTCCTCGCTATCGCGGGGGGCAAGTGCACCAACTGCGTGGAGGAAGAGACGACCAAAGCCAAGGTCGGCATCGCTGCAGGTGTGGTCTTCATCATCTCCGGGGTTTTGTGCCTCGTCCCCATCTGCTGGACGGCAAACACCGTCATCCAGGAGTTCTACAACCCAATGATCACGACCTCCATGAAGAAGGAGCTGGGAGCGTCACTCTTCATCGGCTGGGGAGCCTCGGCACTCCTCATCCTGGGCGGGGGAATCCTCTGCGCCAACTGCCCCGCCAAGGATAGCTATTCTGCCAAGTACAAGGCCCCTCGTTCATCTGCACCCAAGGACTACGtctga
- the LOC125013266 gene encoding claudin-4-like codes for MVSMGRQMLGFTLAIIGFLGTIIVCALPMWKVTAFIGANIVTAQVIWEGLWMNCVTQSTGQMQCKIYDSLLALPEDLQAARALVVIAIIVSAMGILLGIAGGKCTNFVEDPASKAKVAIAAGIVFIIAGVLILVPVSWSANTIIRDFYNPLLTNAQRRELTAMASMGLQMAGCVLALFGWIGVIVVCAMPTWRVTAFIGNNIVTSQTIWEGIWMSCVVQSTGQMQCKVYDSMLALSTDLQGARALVVVSIVTGVAGLLIAFAGGKCTNFIPDEAAKARASVAAGVLLLISGLLCLVPVSWTASIIITDFYNPLLVDAQRRELGASLYIGWGAGAMLVLGGALLCASCPPKKDDIQSVKYLLNKSGGSNKVGSFLSDTPSKTYI; via the exons ATGGTGTCAATGGGACGGCAGATGCTGGGCTTCACCCTGGCCATCATTGGATTTCTGGGGACCATCATTGTGTGCGCCCTGCCAATGTGGAAGGTCACGGCCTTCATCGGGGCCAACATCGTGACGGCGCAGGTCATCTGGGAGGGCCTGTGGATGAACTGCGTGACGCAGAGCACGGGCCAGATGCAGTGCAAGATCTACGACTCCCTGCTGGCTCTGCCCGAGGACCTCCAGGCCGCCAGGGCTCTCGTGGTCATCGCCATCATCGTGTCCGCCATGGGGATCCTGCTGGGCATCGCTGGGGGGAAGTGCACCAACTTTGTGGAGGACCCGGCGTCCAAAGCCAAAGTGGCCATCGCCGCTGGAATTGTCTTCATCATTGCCGGCGTTCTGATCCTCGTCCCCGTGTCCTGGTCTGCCAACACCATCATCAGGGATTTCTACAACCCCCTCCTCACCAACGCCCAGAGGAGGGAGCT GACGGCGATGGCTTCCATGGGGCTGCAGATGGCGGGCTGCGTGCTGGCCCTGTTCGGCTGGATCGGGGTGATCGTCGTGTGCGCCATGCCCACGTGGCGGGTCACGGCCTTCATCGGGAACAACATCGTGACGTCCCAGACCATCTGGGAGGGCATCTGGATGAGCTGCGTGGTGCAGAGCACGGGCCAGATGCAGTGCAAGGTCTACGACTCCATGCTGGCCCTGAGCACCGACCTCCAGGGGGCCCGCGCCCTGGTGGTGGTCTCCATCGTCACGGGCGTCGCCGGGCTCCTGATCGCGTTCGCCGGCGGGAAGTGCACCAACTTCATCCCGGACGAGGCGGCCAAGGCGCGTGCGTCGGTCGCGGCCGGCGTGCTGCTGCTGATCAGCGGCCTCCTCTGCCTCGTCCCCGTCTCCTGGACGGCCAGCATCATCATAACGGACTTCTACAACCCCCTGCTCGTCGACGcccagaggagagagctggGGGCCTCCCTTTACATCGGCTGGGGGGCCGGGGCGATGCTGGTCCTCGGAGGGGCCCTCCTGTGCGCCAGCTGTCCCCCCAAGAAAGATGACATCCAATCTGTGAAGTACCTCTTAAATAAGTCGGGAGGAAGCAACAAAGTGGGGTCGTTCCTGTCAGACACACCATCGAAGACGTATATCTGA